A genomic window from Tolypothrix sp. PCC 7910 includes:
- a CDS encoding site-2 protease family protein, producing MNGTIRVGNLFGIPFYIHPSWFVVLGLVTWTYSSGLMGQFPQLSGGLALVLGLMTALLLFASVVAHELGHSFVAIRQGIDVKSITLFIFGGLASLEKESKTPGEAFWVAIAGPLVSLLICGLTTGIGYATAATGPLAAILGVLAAVNLALALFNLIPGLPLDGGNILKALVWKITGNPYKGVTFASRVGQIFGWVAIASGLLPILFFGSFANIWNLLIGFFLLQNAGNAAQFAKVQEKLTGLTAADVVTPNSPIVSANLTLREFADERILSGEQWHRFLVTDDEGQLVGAIAAHDLRTIPTTEWSDTQVQQVMRPIAESTTVQSDKPLVEVVQLLEQQQISALPVIRENGVLVGILEKAAIIQLLQRRSQFNPA from the coding sequence ATGAATGGCACAATACGCGTTGGTAATCTCTTCGGGATTCCCTTCTATATCCATCCGTCGTGGTTTGTAGTTCTGGGTTTAGTAACTTGGACTTATAGCAGCGGACTGATGGGGCAATTCCCGCAATTATCTGGAGGACTAGCTTTAGTACTAGGATTGATGACAGCGCTGTTGTTATTTGCCTCTGTTGTCGCCCATGAATTAGGACATAGCTTTGTAGCTATTCGCCAAGGAATTGATGTTAAATCAATCACATTATTTATATTTGGTGGTTTAGCCAGCTTAGAGAAAGAATCGAAAACTCCAGGCGAAGCTTTTTGGGTAGCGATCGCAGGGCCGTTAGTTAGTCTATTAATCTGCGGTTTAACTACAGGTATTGGTTACGCCACCGCCGCCACCGGGCCACTCGCCGCAATACTAGGTGTTTTAGCTGCTGTTAACCTGGCATTAGCGCTATTTAACCTCATTCCTGGCTTACCCTTAGATGGTGGAAATATACTGAAAGCCTTAGTTTGGAAGATTACAGGCAATCCTTATAAAGGCGTGACCTTTGCTAGTCGAGTTGGACAGATATTTGGTTGGGTTGCGATCGCTTCTGGTTTACTTCCCATACTATTCTTCGGTAGCTTTGCGAATATCTGGAACTTGTTAATCGGTTTCTTCTTACTGCAAAACGCAGGTAACGCCGCACAATTTGCCAAAGTCCAAGAAAAACTCACAGGTTTAACTGCTGCAGATGTTGTCACCCCAAATAGCCCGATTGTTTCTGCTAACCTAACTCTCAGAGAATTCGCTGATGAACGCATCTTAAGTGGAGAACAATGGCATCGCTTCTTAGTGACTGACGATGAAGGACAATTAGTAGGTGCGATCGCAGCTCATGATTTGCGAACCATCCCCACAACCGAATGGTCGGACACTCAAGTTCAACAAGTCATGCGACCCATTGCAGAATCAACCACAGTCCAATCAGACAAGCCATTAGTAGAAGTAGTTCAGCTACTCGAACAACAACAAATCTCTGCACTTCCTGTAATTCGTGAAAATGGCGTACTCGTGGGAATTTTAGAGAAAGCTGCGATTATCCAACTACTACAACGCAGATCTCAATTTAACCCTGCATAG
- a CDS encoding IS630 family transposase (programmed frameshift): MKPYSLDFRQKILDTYLSGGISQRQLANKFCVSLGFIEKLLKQYRETASIAPKVRTKQTPPKLNEEQIKILEEIVEAKNDATLKEIRFILKEKTGITVGISTVDRMLQRIEISLKKKTLHASEKETERVQLLRVQFWLQLHGIPAENLVFIDEAGANLSLIRHSARSKKGKRAHGSRPQKRCKNVSIIGAIALKGVISQYSILGASDGLTFEAYISQKLVPLLWEGACVIMDNCSIHKGRDIEKLIEAAGAKLIYLPPYSPDFSPIENCWSKIKTLLRSIGARSYPDLAKAIESAFNQVSLNDIYNWFTHSCYCTSPD; the protein is encoded by the exons ATGAAACCATATTCCCTGGACTTTCGCCAAAAAATATTGGATACATACTTATCAGGTGGAATATCACAACGTCAATTAGCAAACAAATTTTGTGTCAGTTTAGGTTTTATTGAGAAATTACTAAAGCAATATAGAGAAACAGCAAGTATCGCTCCTAAAGTTAGGACAAAACAAACTCCTCCAAAGCTCAACGAAGAACAAATTAAGATTCTGGAAGAAATAGTTGAAGCTAAAAATGATGCGACCTTAAAAGAAATCCGCTTCATTCTCAAAGAAAAAACAGGGATAACAGTTGGTATATCTACGGTAGACAGGATGTTACAGAGGATAGAAATAAGCCTTA AAAAAAAAACATTGCACGCCTCCGAAAAAGAGACTGAAAGAGTTCAATTATTAAGAGTACAGTTCTGGCTTCAACTTCATGGTATACCAGCGGAAAACCTTGTCTTTATTGACGAAGCCGGAGCTAATCTATCTTTAATAAGACACTCTGCTCGTTCTAAAAAAGGTAAAAGAGCTCATGGGTCGCGACCTCAAAAACGCTGTAAAAATGTCTCCATAATTGGAGCGATTGCTCTCAAAGGTGTGATTAGTCAATATAGTATTTTAGGAGCATCTGACGGGCTAACATTTGAGGCTTACATTTCTCAAAAATTAGTTCCTCTTCTGTGGGAAGGCGCTTGTGTAATCATGGATAATTGTTCAATTCATAAAGGTAGAGATATTGAGAAATTAATCGAAGCTGCTGGAGCTAAATTGATTTATTTACCACCATATTCCCCGGATTTTTCACCAATTGAAAACTGTTGGTCAAAAATTAAAACTTTACTACGTTCTATTGGAGCTAGAAGTTATCCAGACTTAGCAAAAGCAATTGAAAGTGCTTTTAATCAAGTCTCGTTAAATGATATTTATAATTGGTTTACCCATTCTTGTTACTGTACTTCACCAGACTGA
- a CDS encoding phasin family protein: MDNNNWMQQLVMLGIGTTSLVADKLRQVSDELVKDGKLNPEQAKAVMDDIVQQLRSEQGTWETQMQRQMRNMMQDLGVARQSEVDELRGRIDRLERQVRDLENKLWR, encoded by the coding sequence ATGGATAACAACAATTGGATGCAGCAGTTAGTAATGCTTGGTATTGGCACAACATCTTTAGTAGCTGACAAACTGCGGCAAGTCAGTGATGAATTAGTCAAAGATGGCAAGCTCAATCCTGAACAAGCAAAAGCTGTAATGGATGATATTGTACAGCAGTTGCGATCGGAGCAAGGCACTTGGGAAACTCAGATGCAACGGCAAATGCGTAATATGATGCAAGATTTAGGAGTAGCGCGTCAGTCAGAGGTAGACGAACTGCGGGGTAGAATTGACCGCTTAGAACGTCAAGTGCGGGATTTAGAAAATAAGCTTTGGCGTTAG
- a CDS encoding phosphodiester glycosidase family protein, translating to MHHRYKVYIRRFLLAGLSSLLLAPALFYGWLCILRPSRSDRQQVLFQGIVYQRRAVSQPRPVMLHIVTIDLTAPGVKALVTPGLPEKGKKTNAQTTSAFLNKFKLQLAVNGGYFHHFYEKSPWDYYPHSGDPSYPLGEVISNGHRYSNPEVNKAVLCFAQNNLAQIFASGKCPQDTFQAITGQEILVTDGKPVISHLQENKPYPRLAAAINREGNKLWLIAVDGKQPFYSEGLTLTELTKTAIDLGADSAINMDGGGSVTLVVGKADGAKILNAPVHTKLPMRERPVGNHLGFYALPTSVNTAKSK from the coding sequence ATGCATCATCGCTACAAAGTTTACATCAGAAGATTTTTGCTAGCAGGTCTTTCTAGCTTGCTTTTAGCACCCGCACTGTTCTATGGATGGTTATGTATTTTACGTCCGTCCCGAAGCGATCGCCAGCAAGTATTGTTTCAGGGGATTGTGTATCAACGTCGCGCTGTTTCCCAGCCGCGTCCAGTGATGCTTCATATCGTCACTATTGACTTGACAGCACCGGGGGTTAAAGCTTTGGTAACTCCCGGCCTACCTGAAAAAGGTAAAAAAACTAATGCCCAAACTACTTCAGCATTTCTGAATAAATTTAAGCTGCAATTGGCGGTAAATGGTGGCTACTTCCACCATTTTTATGAAAAATCTCCTTGGGACTACTATCCCCATAGCGGCGATCCTTCCTATCCTTTAGGAGAAGTCATTTCTAATGGACATCGTTATTCCAACCCAGAAGTAAATAAGGCTGTGCTGTGCTTTGCCCAAAATAATCTGGCGCAAATCTTCGCTAGTGGCAAATGCCCACAAGATACATTTCAAGCCATTACAGGGCAAGAAATTTTAGTTACTGATGGTAAACCTGTAATTTCTCATCTGCAAGAAAATAAACCTTACCCACGTTTAGCAGCAGCAATTAACCGAGAGGGTAACAAACTCTGGCTAATTGCTGTAGATGGCAAACAACCTTTCTATAGTGAAGGATTGACTCTCACTGAATTAACCAAGACTGCTATAGATTTAGGCGCTGATAGTGCAATCAATATGGATGGTGGCGGTTCAGTGACATTAGTTGTGGGAAAGGCTGATGGCGCAAAGATATTAAATGCGCCTGTTCATACCAAACTACCTATGCGGGAACGTCCAGTTGGCAATCATTTAGGTTTTTACGCTTTGCCGACATCTGTAAACACAGCTAAATCGAAATAA
- the rplI gene encoding 50S ribosomal protein L9: MAKRIQLVLTQDVSKLGKLGDLVDVAPGYARNYLIPQKLATHATPGILKQVERRREQERQRQLELRQQALEQQAALEKISSLKIAKQVGENEAIFGTVTAQDVADAIQAATNQEIDRRGITLPDINHLGTYKAEIKLHSEVTAQVTIEVVAS; encoded by the coding sequence ATGGCGAAACGCATACAGTTAGTTTTAACGCAAGATGTGAGTAAGCTGGGAAAATTAGGAGATTTAGTAGATGTAGCTCCTGGCTATGCTCGTAACTATCTCATTCCGCAAAAATTAGCAACTCATGCTACTCCTGGTATTCTCAAGCAAGTAGAACGCCGCCGTGAACAAGAACGTCAACGGCAATTAGAGCTGAGACAACAAGCTTTAGAACAACAGGCAGCTTTAGAAAAAATTAGCAGCTTGAAAATCGCCAAGCAAGTTGGTGAAAACGAAGCTATTTTCGGTACTGTTACCGCTCAAGACGTTGCAGATGCAATTCAAGCAGCTACAAATCAAGAAATTGATCGTCGCGGTATTACACTTCCCGATATTAACCACCTGGGCACTTACAAAGCCGAAATTAAGCTACATTCAGAAGTAACCGCACAAGTAACTATTGAAGTTGTTGCTAGCTAA
- a CDS encoding trypsin-like peptidase domain-containing protein, producing MVNLEVEDRKQLITLLKDIPELATERSRQQILELADLKQLIPMIDISGASFVAVSEIVSYLSKYGRLTYDHEALGLFLNTLKSFVGVQQQLFLDMLLTKYDMMTPIAALPAINNWRARETTADIFEKIIGENTLRPISFLQHGLEVARSVAYIGVRTSQERWSGTGFLVAPNLLLTNNHVLPSSDLLSGTILRFNYEENFQGEAQITDEYRPKSKGIFHTNQSLDYTVVEIAGEPGKKWGWLQLSRLPTEIRRDSRVNIIQHPQGQPKQISLQNNFVQYVGGNVVQYVTSTLQGSSGSPVLNDFWEVIALHHAGGNILEPTTQQRYFRNEGILIESILSDLPSEILDLLINTKNT from the coding sequence ATGGTCAATTTAGAAGTTGAAGACCGCAAACAATTAATCACTCTTCTCAAAGATATACCAGAACTAGCTACAGAGCGATCGCGGCAACAAATTTTGGAGCTAGCAGATTTGAAACAATTGATACCAATGATTGATATTTCTGGGGCTTCATTTGTGGCTGTTAGTGAGATAGTCAGCTATTTATCTAAATATGGGCGTTTAACTTATGATCATGAGGCATTAGGGCTATTTTTAAATACCTTGAAGAGCTTTGTGGGCGTGCAGCAGCAACTATTTTTAGATATGCTGCTAACAAAATATGACATGATGACCCCAATAGCTGCATTACCAGCCATAAATAACTGGCGAGCCAGAGAAACTACAGCAGATATATTCGAGAAAATTATTGGAGAAAATACCCTACGTCCAATTTCATTTTTGCAGCATGGGCTTGAGGTTGCGCGGTCGGTTGCCTATATCGGAGTACGAACTAGCCAAGAACGCTGGTCAGGTACAGGGTTTCTTGTTGCTCCAAATTTATTATTAACTAACAATCACGTTCTACCAAGTTCAGATTTACTGTCTGGTACGATTTTGCGTTTTAATTATGAAGAGAATTTTCAAGGTGAAGCTCAAATAACTGATGAATACCGCCCTAAATCTAAGGGAATTTTTCATACTAACCAATCTCTTGATTATACTGTAGTTGAAATTGCAGGAGAACCTGGAAAAAAATGGGGTTGGTTGCAGTTGTCACGGCTACCTACAGAAATCAGGCGTGATAGCCGAGTCAATATTATTCAGCATCCACAAGGGCAACCAAAACAGATTTCTCTTCAGAATAATTTTGTTCAATATGTGGGGGGTAATGTAGTGCAGTATGTTACTTCTACCTTGCAAGGCTCATCTGGTTCGCCTGTATTGAATGATTTTTGGGAAGTTATTGCGCTACATCATGCAGGAGGTAATATTTTAGAGCCAACAACTCAACAGCGTTACTTTAGGAATGAAGGCATACTGATAGAGAGTATTTTGTCCGACTTACCGTCAGAAATTTTAGACTTACTTATAAATACGAAAAATACTTAG
- a CDS encoding TIGR03792 family protein — translation MVIEFLRFKIASQMREIYIQKDAEIWTTALAQYPGFLGKEVWLNPQDPTEIIFVVRWATKEQWQAIPPEELAAIEQKFAAALGDTYELVESAEYQQWLGEKVKGKG, via the coding sequence GTGGTTATAGAATTCCTCAGGTTTAAAATTGCTTCCCAGATGCGGGAAATCTACATCCAGAAGGATGCGGAAATCTGGACAACAGCCCTGGCTCAATATCCAGGGTTCCTGGGTAAAGAAGTTTGGCTTAATCCCCAAGACCCTACAGAAATTATATTTGTGGTTCGTTGGGCCACAAAAGAGCAATGGCAAGCTATACCGCCAGAAGAATTGGCGGCTATTGAACAAAAGTTTGCCGCAGCCTTGGGAGATACTTATGAGTTGGTGGAGTCAGCAGAGTATCAACAATGGTTGGGGGAAAAGGTTAAAGGTAAGGGTTAA
- a CDS encoding FKBP-type peptidyl-prolyl cis-trans isomerase has protein sequence MKAIILSVGLMLACVVVLVLAQIGGSKQDSAIAANLSQPTPATIAVTENNTLIASNTMSDANVVTTPSGLKYIEEKEGTGATPQTGQKVVVHYTGTLEDGTKFDSSRDRNRPFDFNIGRGQVIKGWDEGLSTMKVGGRRKLIIPPELGYGARGAGGVIPPNATLIFDVELLDVK, from the coding sequence TTGAAAGCAATTATACTCAGCGTTGGATTAATGCTGGCGTGTGTTGTGGTTTTAGTATTAGCGCAAATTGGCGGCAGTAAACAAGACTCTGCCATTGCTGCTAATCTCAGCCAACCAACACCAGCAACCATAGCTGTCACCGAAAACAATACCTTGATTGCGAGCAATACTATGTCTGATGCCAATGTTGTCACTACCCCTTCTGGATTGAAGTATATTGAAGAAAAAGAGGGGACTGGTGCGACTCCTCAAACCGGACAAAAGGTTGTAGTTCACTACACCGGCACTCTAGAAGATGGTACAAAGTTTGATAGTTCACGCGATCGCAATCGTCCTTTCGATTTTAATATCGGACGCGGACAAGTGATCAAAGGCTGGGACGAAGGGCTAAGTACAATGAAAGTCGGCGGTCGTCGTAAGTTAATTATCCCACCAGAATTAGGCTATGGCGCTCGTGGTGCTGGTGGCGTGATTCCACCCAACGCTACCCTAATTTTTGATGTGGAATTACTAGATGTGAAATAG
- a CDS encoding replicative DNA helicase has protein sequence MAEELSFQGNGSDRLPPQNIEAEEAILGGILLDPEAIGRVSDRLVAEAFYISAHKDIYQAALRLHAQGKPTDLLAVTSWLADHDLLNRIGGRNKLATLVDRTVSAVNIDALASLVMDKYQRRQLIKAGNEIVHLGYETEKELPIVLDQAEQKVFGITQERVQSGLVHISDTLISNFQDIEERNQGIALPGITCSFYDLDALTSGFQRSDLIIVAARPAMGKTAFCLNLAYNIAASHRMPVAVFSLEMSKEQLVQRLLASEAGIESGYLRSGRLSQAQWEPLSRAIGMLSEMPIFIDDTPNITVTQMRSQARRLQAEQGMDLGLIVIDYLQLMEGAGDNRVQELSKITRSLKGLARELSVPVIALSQLSRGVEARTNKRPMLSDLRESGCLTGDSLVTLADTGVQVPIRNLVGKSGFSVLALNEATMQLEKAIVSNVFSTGIKPVFLLKTRLGRKIRATGNHKFLTINGWCRLDKLSPRQHLCLPRYLPIAGKQTMTYAEVALLGHLIGDGCTLPRHAIQYTTREIDLAENVTFLAKEVFGDAIVPRITPERGWYQVYLSAAEHLTHNVRNPVAKWLESLGVFGLISYEKLVPQDLFSQPQELIACFLRHLWSTDGSIQLVADKKPRPIAYYASSSERLAFDVQTLLLRLGINARLKMIPQPGKGRNQYHVTITGKIDLELFIQKVGAVGKYKLGSLQKISEHLENCIHNPNRDVIPKEVWKTQVIPAMQTIGMTTREIQSRLGQSYCGSTLYKANLSRERALKVANIVQSNELFILANSNVYWDEIVSIEFTGEEEVFDLTVPGLHNFVANNMIVHNSIEQDADLVIMLYRDDYYNNDSPDRGIAEVIVAKHRNGPTGTVKLLFDPQFTKFKNLARPNNY, from the coding sequence ATGGCTGAAGAACTAAGTTTTCAAGGCAATGGTAGCGATCGCCTTCCACCCCAAAATATTGAGGCAGAAGAAGCGATTTTGGGGGGAATTCTACTAGATCCAGAAGCGATTGGAAGAGTCAGCGATCGCTTAGTTGCCGAAGCTTTTTACATTAGCGCCCATAAAGATATTTACCAAGCAGCATTGCGACTGCACGCACAGGGTAAACCTACAGACTTACTCGCTGTGACAAGTTGGCTAGCGGATCACGATTTGCTCAATCGCATTGGCGGGAGAAATAAATTAGCCACCCTTGTAGATCGCACAGTGTCAGCCGTCAACATTGACGCTTTAGCAAGCTTAGTCATGGATAAATACCAGCGGCGACAGTTAATTAAAGCTGGTAATGAAATTGTCCATCTGGGTTATGAAACTGAGAAAGAATTACCAATTGTTTTAGATCAAGCAGAACAAAAAGTATTTGGCATTACTCAAGAACGTGTCCAATCAGGATTAGTTCATATTTCAGATACATTAATTAGTAATTTTCAGGATATTGAAGAGCGAAATCAAGGCATTGCTTTACCGGGAATTACTTGTAGTTTTTACGATTTAGATGCGCTTACTAGTGGCTTTCAGCGTTCTGATTTGATTATTGTGGCTGCAAGGCCTGCAATGGGAAAAACAGCATTTTGCCTGAACCTTGCTTATAATATTGCTGCTTCTCATAGAATGCCAGTTGCTGTTTTCAGTTTAGAAATGTCTAAAGAACAGCTAGTGCAGCGTCTATTAGCTAGTGAAGCGGGAATTGAAAGTGGTTATTTAAGAAGTGGCAGGCTGAGTCAAGCACAATGGGAACCTTTAAGCCGTGCTATTGGTATGCTTTCAGAGATGCCAATTTTTATTGATGACACGCCAAATATTACAGTAACCCAAATGCGGAGTCAGGCGCGACGACTGCAAGCAGAACAAGGCATGGATCTGGGTTTAATTGTGATAGATTACCTGCAATTAATGGAAGGCGCAGGCGATAACCGTGTACAAGAATTATCTAAAATTACACGTTCTTTAAAAGGTTTAGCAAGAGAATTATCGGTTCCAGTAATTGCTTTATCTCAGTTAAGTCGAGGGGTAGAAGCACGTACTAATAAACGCCCAATGTTGTCAGATTTAAGAGAATCCGGATGCTTAACTGGCGATAGTTTAGTGACATTAGCAGATACTGGCGTACAAGTACCAATTCGTAATTTAGTAGGCAAATCTGGCTTTTCAGTTTTGGCATTAAATGAAGCGACAATGCAGTTAGAAAAGGCAATAGTTAGTAATGTCTTTTCAACAGGAATCAAGCCTGTATTTTTATTAAAAACTCGTCTAGGTCGTAAAATTCGAGCCACAGGAAATCACAAATTTTTAACTATTAATGGTTGGTGTAGGCTAGATAAACTAAGCCCTAGACAACATCTATGTTTACCCAGGTATTTACCCATTGCTGGGAAACAAACTATGACTTATGCTGAGGTTGCATTATTAGGGCATTTAATTGGTGACGGTTGTACATTGCCACGTCATGCCATACAGTACACGACTAGGGAGATAGATTTAGCCGAGAATGTCACTTTCTTAGCAAAAGAAGTTTTTGGAGATGCAATTGTTCCTAGAATTACACCTGAACGTGGCTGGTATCAAGTTTACTTGTCCGCAGCAGAACACCTAACTCATAATGTAAGAAATCCAGTAGCGAAATGGTTAGAATCGCTTGGTGTTTTTGGTTTAATATCTTACGAAAAATTAGTACCTCAAGACTTATTTTCACAACCCCAAGAGTTAATAGCTTGTTTTCTGAGGCATCTTTGGAGTACAGATGGTTCTATACAGTTGGTTGCTGATAAAAAACCAAGACCTATTGCATATTATGCAAGTAGCAGCGAAAGACTAGCTTTTGATGTCCAGACACTTTTATTAAGATTAGGCATTAATGCAAGACTCAAAATGATTCCTCAACCTGGTAAAGGTAGAAATCAGTATCATGTCACAATTACTGGAAAAATTGATCTTGAATTATTTATTCAAAAGGTTGGAGCGGTAGGTAAATACAAACTAGGGTCATTACAAAAAATATCTGAACACCTTGAAAATTGCATTCATAACCCTAATAGAGATGTAATCCCCAAAGAGGTTTGGAAAACACAAGTTATACCTGCAATGCAAACTATTGGTATGACAACACGAGAAATACAATCTCGCCTGGGACAATCCTATTGTGGTTCTACACTTTACAAAGCAAATTTAAGTCGAGAAAGAGCATTAAAAGTTGCCAATATTGTTCAATCAAATGAACTGTTTATCCTTGCCAACAGCAATGTTTATTGGGATGAAATAGTTTCAATTGAATTTACTGGAGAAGAAGAAGTTTTCGACCTCACCGTTCCCGGTTTGCATAACTTTGTTGCCAATAATATGATTGTTCACAATTCAATTGAACAAGACGCTGATTTAGTAATTATGTTATATCGGGATGATTACTATAATAATGATAGTCCCGATCGCGGTATTGCAGAAGTGATAGTAGCTAAACACCGTAACGGCCCAACTGGTACAGTTAAACTGTTATTCGATCCGCAGTTCACAAAGTTTAAAAACCTAGCTAGACCCAATAATTATTAA
- a CDS encoding DUF2817 domain-containing protein, whose translation MSDDAGFCPNYNAARKRFRDAALALGCSLEAYSIEQTGPDGEDLTIDVAFLGNPNSQKIVVVSSGLHGVEGFFGSAVQCTLLEKHLVNWDESQGIGLLLVHALNPYGFAWRRRWNEENIDLNRNFLLSGEVYSGSPAKYGELNAFFNPTSPPSQFEPFLLKAIAIILRYGINSLTSTLPVGQYDFPQGLFFGGHQPSKTYQILDANFVRWIGNATDAVHIDLHTGLGKKATYKLFIDYPPESESTQWLIANFGADYMEPYQRRKVAYKFRGGLGNWCQAKVPQCNYRYLTAEFGTYSVIQVVEALRAENRAHFFSPANHPSKESTSQRLMEIFVPADRGWRNAVVSQGLDLVDRAIAAL comes from the coding sequence ATGTCTGATGATGCTGGTTTTTGTCCTAATTACAACGCAGCGCGGAAGCGGTTTCGGGATGCGGCGTTGGCTTTGGGATGTAGCTTAGAAGCATACTCCATTGAGCAAACTGGGCCAGATGGGGAAGACTTGACTATTGATGTGGCTTTTTTAGGAAACCCCAACTCGCAAAAGATTGTAGTTGTCTCTAGTGGATTGCATGGCGTGGAGGGATTTTTTGGTTCGGCTGTGCAATGTACTTTGCTAGAGAAGCATCTTGTAAATTGGGACGAAAGCCAAGGGATTGGTTTATTACTTGTACACGCCTTGAATCCTTATGGCTTTGCTTGGCGCAGAAGGTGGAATGAGGAGAATATCGACCTCAACCGTAATTTTCTGCTCTCTGGCGAAGTATATAGCGGTAGTCCAGCAAAGTATGGTGAGTTAAATGCTTTTTTTAACCCCACTTCGCCACCATCTCAATTTGAGCCATTTTTGTTAAAAGCGATCGCAATTATTCTCCGCTATGGCATCAATTCTTTAACCAGCACGCTACCAGTAGGACAATATGATTTTCCCCAAGGGTTATTTTTTGGCGGACATCAACCCTCAAAGACTTATCAGATTCTTGATGCCAATTTTGTTCGGTGGATAGGGAATGCCACAGATGCTGTACATATTGACTTACATACAGGGTTAGGTAAGAAGGCAACCTATAAACTTTTCATTGATTATCCGCCGGAGTCTGAGTCTACCCAATGGCTAATTGCGAACTTTGGCGCGGATTATATGGAACCTTATCAAAGGAGAAAAGTTGCTTACAAGTTTCGTGGAGGATTGGGAAATTGGTGTCAGGCAAAAGTCCCCCAATGTAATTACAGGTATCTTACCGCAGAATTTGGTACTTATTCAGTCATTCAAGTAGTGGAGGCATTACGAGCAGAAAACCGCGCCCATTTCTTTTCCCCAGCAAATCACCCATCTAAAGAATCGACAAGCCAGCGCTTAATGGAAATTTTTGTCCCTGCGGATCGGGGTTGGCGGAATGCGGTAGTCTCGCAAGGACTAGATTTGGTAGATCGCGCGATTGCGGCGCTATAA
- a CDS encoding 2TM domain-containing protein, with translation MTAFEPKSIRSYSQEDVQQILQLAIASHAENIDREFSYQELVEIASELEISPDTLQLAERDWQAQQSEVQRRQVFNLYRRGRFKKRLGNYTIINAFFILVNLISGGGVSWALYILLFCSFLVGLDIWNTFQTQGEDYEKAFQRWNRKHQIKQTINSVLNRCFKALQT, from the coding sequence ATGACGGCATTTGAACCAAAAAGCATCCGTTCTTATAGCCAAGAAGATGTACAGCAAATTCTCCAGTTGGCGATCGCAAGTCATGCTGAAAATATAGATAGAGAATTTTCTTATCAGGAGTTGGTAGAAATCGCCTCTGAGCTAGAAATTTCTCCAGATACCTTACAACTAGCAGAACGTGACTGGCAAGCGCAACAGAGCGAAGTGCAACGTCGGCAAGTTTTTAACCTTTACCGCCGAGGTAGATTTAAAAAGCGTTTGGGCAATTATACAATTATCAATGCTTTTTTTATCCTTGTTAATTTAATTAGTGGTGGTGGTGTCTCTTGGGCGCTGTATATTTTGCTATTCTGTAGTTTCTTGGTAGGGCTTGATATCTGGAATACCTTCCAAACTCAAGGTGAAGACTACGAAAAAGCTTTCCAACGCTGGAATCGCAAACACCAGATTAAACAAACTATCAATTCAGTTTTGAACAGGTGCTTTAAAGCATTGCAGACTTAA